The Anguilla rostrata isolate EN2019 unplaced genomic scaffold, ASM1855537v3 scaf0194, whole genome shotgun sequence genome contains the following window.
GTGAAAAGTTTGGAATAGTTTGTAATTAGGCCACTGCCACCACCGTCAGATCAGTGTCACCACCGTCAGGTCTCAGTCACCACCGTCAGATGGaactttctttgttttaaattaatatgcTTACAATCTGTTCCTCCAATGCAGTTGATTTATTAAAGTAATTGtctctttaaaattaaaaatgtggatttttatgtccaaaattgttattttgtatatttaatgcTAATGATAAAAGTTACATGATGTAAGAGTTTTTAAAGGAGTACATGTGAAATAGTATAAAAAGTGAATATTCAACATTTAACAGCGTATATGTGTACCTATGGTGTAGACACAATGATTTAAAAGCTCTAAACCTATATAAGACCCAATAAATAGGAATTATTAGCTTTTTattgtgtctgactgtgttgaCAAAAACTAAGTaatgacagaaaaaacacatatttaatgAAGAAATGACAAAATCAGGAGGTTGCACCGAAATATTGCTTGATTGCTGAGACCTTGTTCTATAAACGTGTTGTTACatcctgcctctgcttgcctgggtagtgcatgTGGAGGTtgttgcttaattacctaattgcctgattgcctccacctgcctgtggcccaatataagcccagtagtagTATAAGCCCAGAGGCAGGGGAGTTTTTTCTATTGGGGCTTGTAGTTTGTGTGGAGATATTTGGTTCtgtgaattttgtgttttcgttTGTGCCTTAGTTtgtaatttagattaataaatgtctgggtttgtttttagatcagtttctgtctgtttttggtgCATCTGGACTTGgtttgttgcggccagtcgAGCCGGCCGTAACACGTGTAAGTTTAGATTTCTTaacatttacaattttttattttcaaaattaaaacctGTTTTATCCAAATTCTCAAGAAtcagtgatatatatatatatatataattttttttgtagcagCATTTTGCAAGAAAGAAACTTAAAATGTAAGTACTACAATGGAGTGCACgtatgtgtatctgtctgtgtatgcatatgtgcttGCACGTCAGAGTGATTGACTGAATAATTCaaaagcctgtgtgtgagtgttttctTTAGTTACTAATTAATACCTTTTCCATCAATCAGGGAAGATCCAATCTTTAGGAGACTCCCTTCGAAGCCTGGATGCGGCGGTCCATGCAGTACCTCGGCGAGTGCGAGCACTTCCTGGCCACGGGCTCCGAGCGGCGTGCgttccctccaccccctcccatgCCGCCGGTGCCCACGCCCGTCTGGCTGCTCAGCGTGTACTGCTTTGACGTTTGGTCGCGGCTGGACAAGGTGAAGGCCAGGGTCACCTCCACATTCGgatccattttgaaaatggattCGACAAAGAAGGTGAGAAGTTAAATAGCTATAAGTCACCGTTCTGCTTCCCACCCACCAGACGCAAGATTTCTTAGTGTTTCACTTTTCCTGAAACAAGTTTATTCATGCCCCCCCCAACTTGCTTTCTGGTGACAAAGAAGCTCACTAGTGTCGCTGCAGACACGGCGGCCTAGGCAACGAGCGTCGGAAACAAGTTCGGGCAGGTCCTCATTACGGTGCTGACCGTTTCCGAAGGCGAGGGCCTGCTGCCCATGGCTGCCAGCTTAATGCAGCAATACCGAGTCGCCGGGGTGGCACCCCCCCAGCTCATCTACGTGGACCGGGACTGCTGCTCTACATTTGGCGGATCGAAGACGGCTGCCGTGTTCCATGAATGGGACAAGCTGGTGGTCAGACTGGACGTGTGGCACCTCATGCGTCGCTTCGCTGCGGGTGTCACCACAGAAAGCCACCAGCTGTACGGAACATTCATGCGGCAGCTGTCTGCGTCCTTCTTTGAGTGGGACGAAGAGGACGTCCGCCTTCTGAGAGAGGCAAAGCGGtcggagctggaggagaagcgCAGGATGGTCGGCCTGACGAACACTGAGGTCTCGATGTTGCTCACCAAGAAGGAGCTCGCGCTCCACTGCCGTCGCCGCACGCGTGGAGCTGAGGAGACGGAGCGCCTCGTCGACGAGCTCATTGAGACCATGGACAGCGAGAAGGGACACGACACCCTGGGCATCCCGCTGCTGGACCACGACCGCATCCAGGCGATCTGGGCGGAGCAGAAGCGCCACCTCCGCTGCATACAGGACCCACCAGGTGTGAGCCTGTACACTCAGACCGGTCAGCTGACAAAGGGAGATGTCAAGCTGCCGGTCTTTCGCTGCGCGCGCGGTTCAACATCGCTGGAGTCATTCCACCTCCACCTCAACCGGTTCATCCCAGGTATGCAAATCACCTGTTCGCCTGCCGTCGTAAAATGGTTGGCGAGCAAAACGGTTGAGATAAATTTACATCTTCACTAACATGCGTCGTTCTGTTTCATTTCAGGAGAGGCGTTCCTGCTGGACGGACTGGTGAGGTGGAACGAGAACCGCTCCGCAGCCGCAGTGGAGGGACCAGCGCAGCCTCTGCTCTGCTACAGTGGCCACCTGCAGCACTCCCTTAACCAGCTCAGCCAGAGGGTGCTCGGCCA
Protein-coding sequences here:
- the LOC135246335 gene encoding uncharacterized protein LOC135246335 translates to MAASLMQQYRVAGVAPPQLIYVDRDCCSTFGGSKTAAVFHEWDKLVVRLDVWHLMRRFAAGVTTESHQLYGTFMRQLSASFFEWDEEDVRLLREAKRSELEEKRRMVGLTNTEVSMLLTKKELALHCRRRTRGAEETERLVDELIETMDSEKGHDTLGIPLLDHDRIQAIWAEQKRHLRCIQDPPGVSLYTQTGQLTKGDVKLPVFRCARGSTSLESFHLHLNRFIPGMQITCSPAVVKWLASKTVEINLHLH